Proteins from a single region of Candidatus Binatia bacterium:
- a CDS encoding tetratricopeptide repeat protein: protein MKTPKAIVVLVAAIAIGSAWPWFAAHRAQANSPPPAPIQTDYLRRNALIAFYERQDLRDSTDQITRRMLGGEYLQRFRETGDLNDVTRALAVASDSLRLQPYGNLQALSVIASSDLALHRFAAALVAAESAVRVAPFDDNARAETASILMEMGRYDAAAHILAHPLQSDPNPTWMSIRARYDELTGNLAGARVQMAAATAIVDRIIVIPAYTRSWYHTRVAQLAFEAGEPSSAAGQFDDALRVFPDNAMALLFEAKLYRAQRDWRRALVAATRSAELYPLPQALGYEADAQRALGDLADARRTDALIRAEQRLFNAQGVNDRLLAIYYAEHREHLPDALRAARSDAVKRGDEIYADDTMAWVLAAMRRWNLARVYALRATRYDTADPELEYHAAVIAWHTGHRREARRRLRTALDADPQFHPVYADDARRLLQAIGD from the coding sequence GTGAAAACACCAAAGGCGATTGTCGTCCTCGTGGCGGCAATCGCCATCGGATCGGCATGGCCGTGGTTCGCGGCGCACCGCGCGCAGGCGAACTCGCCGCCGCCCGCTCCGATCCAGACCGACTACCTCCGGCGTAACGCGCTGATCGCGTTTTACGAGAGGCAAGATCTGCGCGACTCCACCGATCAAATCACGCGCCGCATGCTGGGCGGCGAGTACCTGCAGCGCTTTCGCGAGACGGGCGACCTTAACGACGTCACCCGCGCGCTCGCCGTCGCGAGCGATTCGCTGCGGTTGCAGCCTTACGGCAACCTTCAGGCTCTCAGCGTCATCGCCTCGTCCGACCTCGCCCTCCATCGCTTCGCAGCCGCGCTCGTCGCGGCAGAATCGGCCGTACGTGTTGCGCCCTTCGACGACAACGCGCGTGCGGAAACTGCATCGATCCTGATGGAGATGGGGCGGTATGACGCGGCCGCGCATATTCTCGCCCATCCCTTGCAAAGCGACCCGAATCCGACCTGGATGTCGATCCGCGCGCGGTACGACGAGCTCACCGGCAACCTTGCCGGCGCCCGCGTGCAAATGGCCGCGGCGACGGCGATTGTCGACCGCATCATCGTGATTCCGGCGTACACGCGTTCGTGGTATCACACGCGGGTGGCGCAGCTCGCCTTCGAGGCGGGGGAACCATCAAGCGCGGCCGGGCAGTTCGACGATGCGCTGCGCGTGTTCCCTGACAACGCGATGGCGCTGCTCTTCGAAGCCAAGCTCTACCGCGCGCAGCGCGATTGGCGCCGCGCGCTGGTCGCCGCGACGCGAAGCGCAGAGCTTTATCCGCTGCCGCAAGCGCTCGGGTACGAGGCCGACGCGCAGCGCGCGCTCGGCGACCTCGCCGACGCGAGGCGGACCGACGCTCTGATCCGTGCCGAACAGCGCCTCTTCAACGCGCAGGGCGTCAACGATCGGCTGCTCGCGATCTACTACGCGGAACACCGCGAGCACTTGCCCGACGCGCTCCGCGCGGCGCGATCCGACGCGGTCAAGCGGGGCGACGAGATCTATGCGGACGACACGATGGCCTGGGTACTCGCCGCGATGCGGCGCTGGAATCTGGCGCGCGTCTATGCGCTTCGAGCGACGCGATACGATACGGCGGATCCCGAGCTCGAGTATCACGCCGCCGTCATCGCCTGGCATACGGGCCATCGCAGAGAAGCGCGGCGGCGACTCCGGACGGCGCTGGACGCGGATCCGCAGTTTCACCCGGTCTACGCCGACGACGCTCGCCGGCTGCTCCAGGCGATCGGCGACTGA
- a CDS encoding HoxN/HupN/NixA family nickel/cobalt transporter — translation MRANVVRLYALLIALNLGAWALALWAFWSRPVLLGTALLAYTFGLRHAVDADHISAIDNVTRKLMQERKRPLGVGLFFSLGHSTVVVALTLAVAIGAALVKSRLPALQHAGTLVGTSVSAGFLLLIAAINLMVLFDIFGAFARARRGEAYDDACLDAMLNRRGLMGRFFAPLLRIVDHSWKMYPIGVLFGLGFDTATEVALLGLAAVEAGKGLPVAGILLFPLLFTAGMSLIDTTDGILMLGAYGWAFVKPMRKLYYNAVITLVSVLVALVVGGLEAAGVVADQLRLYGGVWDAVRTVNDNFGVLGFIIVGVFLASWLVSAAVYKLSVSLGGS, via the coding sequence ATGCGCGCGAATGTCGTTCGACTTTACGCCCTTTTGATCGCGCTCAACCTGGGTGCGTGGGCGCTGGCCTTGTGGGCCTTTTGGTCGCGCCCGGTTTTGCTCGGCACCGCGCTTCTGGCGTACACGTTCGGTCTGCGTCACGCGGTCGATGCCGATCACATCTCCGCAATCGACAACGTCACGCGAAAGCTGATGCAGGAACGCAAACGGCCGCTGGGCGTGGGCTTGTTCTTCTCGCTCGGGCATTCGACGGTCGTCGTCGCGCTGACGCTCGCCGTGGCGATCGGCGCCGCGCTCGTCAAGAGCAGGCTGCCAGCGTTGCAACACGCCGGGACGCTCGTCGGCACCTCCGTCTCCGCCGGCTTCTTACTCTTGATTGCGGCGATCAACCTGATGGTTTTGTTCGATATTTTCGGCGCGTTCGCGCGCGCGCGGCGAGGCGAGGCGTACGACGATGCGTGCCTCGACGCGATGCTGAACCGGCGCGGCCTAATGGGGCGCTTCTTCGCGCCGCTCCTGCGGATCGTAGACCACAGCTGGAAAATGTATCCGATCGGGGTGCTCTTCGGGCTCGGCTTCGACACTGCCACCGAGGTCGCGCTGTTGGGCCTCGCCGCGGTCGAGGCCGGCAAGGGTCTGCCCGTGGCCGGCATCCTGCTGTTCCCGCTGCTTTTCACCGCGGGAATGTCGCTGATCGACACGACCGACGGCATCTTGATGCTAGGTGCGTACGGCTGGGCCTTCGTCAAGCCGATGCGCAAGCTGTACTATAACGCGGTCATCACCCTCGTCTCGGTGCTCGTCGCGCTCGTCGTCGGCGGCCTCGAGGCCGCCGGAGTCGTCGCCGACCAGCTCCGCCTCTATGGCGGCGTCTGGGACGCGGTGAGAACCGTCAACGATAACTTCGGCGTCCTCGGATTTATCATTGTGGGAGTCTTCCTTGCGAGCTGGCTGGTCTCGGCGGCCGTCTACAAGCTGAGCGTCTCCCTAGGCGGATCGTGA